atattatactttttttccagtcattctttatttttattttattgaaataaaaattgtaattgaaTTTGTGATGATTCTTTACAACTTGTGAACAATATCCCGATAATTACCATAACTTGCTACTATGACAAGTTTTGCCTACTATCAAATAGAAAATCTTAACGACTCTCCAAAAATTTTACTCCAATTTTTCGCGAAACGTTTATCCTTACCCCATTTTTTTTCGAGGTCAAAATTTAAATGGTGATACTTTAAGGTTCTCTTTATGCAAACAAATGACACCTTAACTTGGCCCAACACTAGGCTGAGCTATTAAAACTAACATTGATCCAATTTTCAGAATAGTTTGGGCCAACAAAATCCATTTATCaacaacaattattttattttttaaaaaatatatttattaatttgttgACTATAAACACTGTTGTAAATGGAAAATTTGTCATccctaaaaaaatttgaaatcaatgaCTTTGGATTCTTTGACTCTTAGAGTCttcaattttctattttcaatGGACATCAATGATGGAGCCATGGTCCATCTACCATTATTCCACTATTCATGTTTAGGAATCCATGTTtgaaacctaaaaaaaaatgCATGTGAAGATTGTAGtacatttttttagttatatttttggCAATTTTCACTCAACATCACTTAGGTGCATGCATGACccaaatttttattcttttttaaaaataaatttatggtGTGTCTAGGTTTAGTTTGTTCGCGACGTAACTAATTTTATAGGATATTCGCTACTTCACAGTAATATAGGTATCAAGTAACTCTGTTTATCAAAAGTCAGACAAAAGTTTTAATCTTCACGAATTCAATGTACATTCATTTGAACTCAATACTTTCGACGAGAAATATTAAATAGGAACTTATAGATTCgaaaatataacatattcaATGCTAAGAATCTTAAAATTCAAATCTTGAATCTGCCTCCGTGATGGTTGATCTTTGAATCTTGGATATTAATTAGACAAAACCTAATGGTCTAAAATCTACACCTATACTAGACATGACATTGACCCAAAGAGTGGGGAAACAAAGAAGCAATTTGGTGGTTGATACTTGTGACTTGTGACCTTGCATCAAGGgaaccccccacccccaccccacaaATGTAaaaggaaataagaaaaaacaacTAAGGGTACTGTCCTTGTTGAATTTCATCTGAATCAATTTTGATACTTCTTTGTAAATTATTTCCATATTTTAAGGGAAGGGACATTTTAGTTAGCTGTCATtggaagcaaaaaaaaaactacaaacaaaaaaaggaagaagaaggcAAAAAGAAGAATAGTTGTTCTAACTAATGATGCCTATAATCATAACAAATGAGTCATATTGCATCAGTGGTCCTGTTCTGCCTTGTGAATCTTATACAATAGGTGTCATTTCGTAAGCGGAATGAGATAAGCAAGGATACTTCGAGAATATAGTGGAACAAAATAATCTCGAGATTAGCTAATATTTAAGCTAAAAAAATGGGGTCAAGACAATTCCAAATTATATATCGAGCTTCTTATTCCGCATACCAAACAACCCTCCATGAAtaatccaaataaaaaaaacatctaaaaaCCAGAAAGTTTAGGTTTAACAAGAGGAACAATTTGGATGATAAGCAACCTTCACTTTCAACTCTAAATTATAGGTTCGAGAAGAGTAAAAAGTTGAACTTCTATCAAAACTACTTTAATATCCACAACTATTTTTCTAAACAATCTTTTTTCTCATTATGACTCTAAATGAATCATCGAGTTCCTTATTCCGCAACTAAACGACCCTATATGAGAAatccaaaaaacaaaaaaaaaaatcttaaaaaacCAAAAAGTTGAACGAACCCTTCACCTTCAAAAAGTTGAACTTCTATATTAATATCAACAACTACGTTTTCTACAcacaaaaaattacaataaaaaaatcaatcatttttctcattatGACTCTAACTGAATAGGTAAAACTACATTTCTTAATCCCCTTCCATgtccaaatgaaaaaaatgatctttttacTCTACTGCTACTACTTTCAAAGGGACTAACATCACTCACTTGCCTTTGTTGCTGCATTATAATCTCTTGAACAGCTACGTAAAGTTGTCGATCCGTCGCTGAATCCATTGAAAATGATCTTCTTATAGGCTGAATTGAATCAAACTCATCATCTTTCTTCCTCATATTTATACACTCATCTCCCATACTTGTTACATGTCTAAACTTGTTACATTTTCTTGATGAAACCTTTTGTTGTTCTGTTTTTCGTGGCGAAAAATGCCCTGTTATTTCCCCTGTATTATTCACCATCAACctttcttgattattgtttgatatttcaatcacaacataatcctcatctctaaaattttcaagatttggatCTTGATAAGGTGTTGAACTTGGAGCAATGATTGGATCCAAAGGGTACAACAATAACTTTGTGTTATTAATTGTTGTACATGATGAGATACTGTTTCTACAAAGTGGACAATTTGCATTGTTTTGTAACCAAAcatcaatacaatcaatatgaaaaatatgtgcACAATTTGGTATGACTCTTagcttttcattttcttgaaattcattTAAACAAACAACACATTCACtatgaattcttgaattttcttcccttttcttgtACTTAAATACGGGGATTGAACGAATCACTGATTCGTCTAATCCCCTATTCTCTACTGCTGGTGAGTAAATCATTAAAGGGTCTTCAACACGACGATTTCTTGAGATCGAAAATCGTCTCAAGAGATCAATTCTGTGCCAATTCAAACAACATTTTATCACAAAAATGTAATAGCTAACTAGTAAAACACAAGTTGCTAATATTCCAATAATAGCAACTGCTATAATTGGAAATCCAGCATGATTTGATGAAGAATGTATAGGTGAACCAAAAATTGGAGGACTAATTGTATGATTTTTCATATGTGAAAAAGATTCAAAATACTTTAGTCTAACAAGATCcatgatattaaaaaaaaaaaattatgtaaggaCAAAAGTGGAACAAATGGTTATGTTTGGATCTTGAATGCACATGAACATGTTATGGAGAAAAAAATGTGTTATGAGAAAATGGACAAATTTTAGTGTTATGAGAGAAAGTCTAGTAGAATGGAAGAGTGAACATATTTATAAGAGGtaagtttttttattataaggtttaaatttaaaatattaaaaaaaaaaaaattaaaaaaaaatagaagaaagtcTGACTTTTGAGGTACGTAGTTGGTGAATGTTGTCTCTCTGCCTTCAATaataagataaagaaaaaaaatatatatatatatatatagttggcaagaaaatatatttagagGTTTGTTTGGTTCGATAATAAGTTATTTTGTGATTAATTATACTGAGACTAGTGATTTGTTATTTGATTATAAAAAGAACCAATTCACTTCATTCAGATGGAAAAAAATGGTTGGAGggtatttttgtcattttattcaaagtatttaatactattattatattatcgATTAAACTAACTTATTCGATACGAATTTACTACCTACTGaacttcatataattttttctagaATTAATAGATTAGCAGGACTTAAATAATATTGtactacattttattttaatattatgtatgcttatttaacatattaaacgTACAATtcgtaaatattttattctacTTGATTATATGATTCTTTTCATTAGTTGTAATTTGTAgtacaattttttattaaagcgatttatataattcatgacgaaataagaaattttttattaaaaaattgaaatttacctattgacatagtaaattttattGGATAAAAAATGTCAATCGACTCCACCGACCAAGACTGTATGACTGgtcatatgtttttttatatatatatttgcaatACTTGATCTTGTGGTCCATCCTAATTTTTGTAAACTATGATTAATtgacaattatttaatttgtcaaaggtacaaaggaaaatatatattttttaaaatatgtttatttataaaatttatttttcatattgagtatataattaaagaattattatttatttttttactataatttAGATAAAGGTGAATGGTGATGCAAATTGAGCTACGATGGTGGAGTAAAAATAAGGCGTGTTGAAAGGTGGAAAGGAGATATTCAATGCGAAATGTTATTTGTGAATATGTTTTTTCTACTTTAAtggtgaaaataaaaaaatcgaattgtttgattaattaaacatgaaaaagaaattttaaaatacagtTTTCTTCGTACATGTgtaattgtaaaaataattaatataatttaacttattatatattaaataaagtaCTATCATTTTAACTAAGTTTGACATTATGTGTATTGAGCTTTAGAATATGTATATGAAGGAAAATTTCTATAAGTTTAGAATATAAAGAAGGAAGAGAGATTTACAGAAgagaataaatattatattactatCCATTGgtcaaaaaaaaactttgatgTTTTGGGTTTCTGCATgtgatgataatttttttaattataagtaagataggaaaaaaatatttcacctTTAATATTTTGACTAGCTATAGACTAGTCATTCTATAATCTTCCTACTCATATTCTTTTACATCTATGAACCTTTTGGATGTACTTTTAGAAAGAATAGCTATGACTCTAAAGTCTAAAACCACTTAAAAGgcttacatttatttattttatttgatatgaaattttaaaaaaataaagaaaattttaaattttgtggtcTTAGATTAA
The nucleotide sequence above comes from Solanum pennellii chromosome 9, SPENNV200. Encoded proteins:
- the LOC107030619 gene encoding RING-H2 finger protein ATL16 encodes the protein MDLVRLKYFESFSHMKNHTISPPIFGSPIHSSSNHAGFPIIAVAIIGILATCVLLVSYYIFVIKCCLNWHRIDLLRRFSISRNRRVEDPLMIYSPAVENRGLDESVIRSIPVFKYKKREENSRIHSECVVCLNEFQENEKLRVIPNCAHIFHIDCIDVWLQNNANCPLCRNSISSCTTINNTKLLLYPLDPIIAPSSTPYQDPNLENFRDEDYVVIEISNNNQERLMVNNTGEITGHFSPRKTEQQKVSSRKCNKFRHVTSMGDECINMRKKDDEFDSIQPIRRSFSMDSATDRQLYVAVQEIIMQQQRQVSDVSPFESSSSRVKRSFFSFGHGRGLRNVVLPIQLES